DNA from Limosilactobacillus panis:
AAAAAACGCCCAGTCGGACGGCCCAAGAGTGGGCGAAAGTCCTACCAGACGGTACGATTACAGAAGAAAACGGTATTGAAAATCAATGCTCTGGAAAATGCTCTCGGGGTACCAACCCAAGATGCCACGGTTGACCAGGCTATTGAACGGGTGCTCAACTCGTTGAACGCTGATGAAAAACGGTCATATGAATTGTGGCTCGAAATGTTTGAGAAAAAAGAAGAAAAATAAATGGCAGATTGCAAGAAATAACTTGAACGAATTTAGT
Protein-coding regions in this window:
- a CDS encoding DUF5388 domain-containing protein — protein: MAKFEFNKSAKKKSPRPITETKISKPKETYDPAKMTKQVEAEFQKQPKKKRPVGRPKSGRKSYQTVRLQKKTVLKINALENALGVPTQDATVDQAIERVLNSLNADEKRSYELWLEMFEKKEEK